One genomic window of Manihot esculenta cultivar AM560-2 chromosome 16, M.esculenta_v8, whole genome shotgun sequence includes the following:
- the LOC110603032 gene encoding 28 kDa heat- and acid-stable phosphoprotein: MGRGKFKGKPTGQRHFSTPEEMLAGTSSRPRTFKKQEAEYEDEQPEEVSGEESEEESDDEPDQKRKGTQGIIQIENPNLAKPKNVKARDIDIGKTTELSRREREELEKQRAHERYMRLQEQGKTEQARKDLERLSLIRQQRAEAARKREEEKAAKEQKKAEARK; encoded by the exons ATGGGAAGAGGAAAGTTCAAGGGCAAGCCCACCGGTCAGCGCCACTTTTCCACTCCTGAAGAGATGC TCGCCGGCACCTCCTCGCGTCCTCGTACCTTTAAAAag CAAGAAGCTGAATACGAAGATGAACAACCCGAAGAAGTATCTGGAGAGGAGTCTGAAGAAGAATCTGATGATGAACCTGAT cAAAAGCGGAAGGGAACTCAAGGTATTATTCAGATTGAAAATCCTAATCTGGCAAAGCCAAAGAATGTGAAAGCTAGAGATATTGAT ATTGGGAAAACTACTGAGCTTTCCAGACGTGAAAG GGAAGAATTGGAGAAACAAAGAGCTCATGAGCGATACATGAGGCTGCAAGAACAAGGAAAAACAGAACAAGCAAGAAAAGACTTAG AGCGTTTGAGTCTCATACGTCAGCAGAGGGCAGAAGCTGCTAGAAAGCGAGAAGAAGAAAAGGCTG CAAAAGAGCAGAAGAAGGCTGAAGCACGGAAATGA
- the LOC110603520 gene encoding ras-related protein RABA1f: MGAYRADDDYDYLFKVVLIGDSGVGKSNLLSRFTRNEFSLESKSTIGVEFATRSIHVDDKVVKAQIWDTAGQERYRAITSAYYRGAVGALLVYDVTRHVTFENVERWLKELRDHTDTNIVIMLVGNKADLRHLRAVATDDAKGFAQRENTFFMETSALESLNVENAFTEVLTQIYRVVSKKALDIGDDPAALPRGQTINVGGRDDVSAVKKAGCCSS; this comes from the exons ATGGGAGCATACAGAGCGGACGATGATTACGATTACTTGTTCAAGGTAGTCTTGATTGGAGATTCTGGCGTTGGCAAATCCAATCTCTTGTCTCGTTTTACCAGAAATGAATTCAGCCTTGAATCCAAATCCACCATTGGCGTCGAGTTCGCCACCCGCAGCATCCACGTCGATGATAAGGTCGTCAAGGCTCAGATTTGGGATACCGCCGGCCAAGAAAG ATATCGAGCCATCACAAGCGCATACTATAGAGGTGCTGTGGGAGCTTTACTAGTATATGATGTAACTCGCCATGTAACATTTGAAAATGTTGAAAGATGGCTAAAGGAGCTTAGGGATCATACAGATACCAACATTGTGATAATGCTGGTAGGAAACAAGGCCGACCTGCGTCATCTCCGAGCTGTTGCCACTGATGATGCCAAAGGATTTGCCCAACGTGAGAATACCTTTTTCATGGAGACATCTGCTCTTGAATCCCTGAATGTGGAGAATGCATTCACTGAGGTGCTGACCCAGATCTATCGAGTCGTAAGCAAGAAGGCTCTTGACATTGGAGATGATCCAGCAGCTTTGCCTAGAGGACAAACAATTAATGTTGGAGGCAGAGATGATGTGTCAGCTGTTAAAAAGGCTGGATGTTGCTCATCTTAA
- the LOC110603549 gene encoding WUSCHEL-related homeobox 9 — translation MASSNRHWPSMFKSKPCNTHQHQWQNDVNSSSLVSTGCHRHPYASVPGSEERSPEPKPRWNPKPEQIRILEAIFNSGMVNPPRDEIRKIRAQLQEYGQVGDANVFYWFQNRKSRSKHKLRDLQKQQAHHHAPSVTTSITTLTTPSSSSSSSEISPTKGSKKTLSLSSPSVVDVSNSPTCSVNQTYFQTHSEFVPEPFFFPAQPTAAAGSGGTGSFTQGFCFSDLSNVVQVQDNTVGPCTSLLLSEIMCCDASRKDVHHEDKNMRMQPHFSYHVTSPIPPSISLAPSLTLPTTNPNSNTAQSIISQIQGAGESASEGSSGPVRLTVFINDLAFEVGVGPFNLREAFGDDFVLIHSSGQPVLTNEWGVTLHSLQHGASYYLVPLSMSENM, via the exons atggCTTCATCAAACAGACACTGGCCTAGCATGTTCAAGTCCAAGCCCTGCAACACTCACCAACACCAATGGCAGAACGACGTCAACTCATCATCGCTGGTGTCAACTGGTTGCCACAGACACCCTTACGCTTCAG TTCCTGGAAGTGAAGAGCGAAGTCCAGAGCCAAAGCCAAGATGGAACCCAAAGCCTGAGCAAATTCGTATTTTGGAAGCAATCTTCAATTCTGGCATGGTGAATCCACCAAGAGATGAGATAAGGAAGATCAGAGCTCAATTACAAGAATATGGCCAAGTTGGTGATGCCAATGTTTTTTACTGGTttcaaaatagaaaatcaaGAAGTAAACACAAGCTGAGAGACCTTCAAAAGCAACAAGCACATCATCATGCTCCATCAGTTACCACATCAATCACTACCCTCACAAcaccttcttcttcatcatcttcctcaGAGATATCCCCTACAAAAGGTTCCAAAAAGACTCTCTCTTTGAGCTCTCCAAGCGTTGTTGATGTGTCCAATTCACCAACCTGTTCAGTCAACCAGACGTATTTTCAAACACACAGTGAGTTCGTGCCTGAACCCTTTTTCTTCCCGGCTCAGCCGACTGCAGCAGCCGGATCAGGAGGAACTGGTTCCTTTACACAAGGGTTTTGCTTCTCTGATTTATCAAATGTGGTTCAAGTTCAAGATAATACAGTTGGGCCTTGCACTAGCCTTCTGCTGAGCGAGATAATGTGTTGTGATGCTTCAAGAAAAGATGTTCATCATGAAGACAAGAACATGAGAATGCAACCACACTTTAGTTACCATGTCACTTCTCCAATTCCTCCCAGCATCAGCCTTGCTCCTTCTCTAACTCTTCCGACTACTAATCCAAATAGTAACACTGCTCAGTCTATTATCAGCCAAATTCAAG GTGCAGGAGAGTCAGCTTCAGAGGGTTCCAGTGGCCCAGTAAGATTAACTGTGTTTATCAATGATCTTGCATTTGAAGTGGGAGTGGGACCTTTCAATCTGAGGGAGGCATTTGGTGATGATTTTGTGTTGATTCACTCCTCTGGACAGCCTGTTCTCACCAATGAATGGGGTGTCACTCTCCATTCCCTCCAGCATGGAGCATCCTACTATTTGGTACCTCTTTCCATGAGCGAAAAT ATGTGA